A single genomic interval of Ramlibacter sp. harbors:
- the hemE gene encoding uroporphyrinogen decarboxylase, translating to MSFPPLKNDTFLRACWRLSTPHTPVWLMRQAGRYLPEYRETRARAGSFMGLATNVDYATEVTLQPLERYALDAAILFSDILTVPDAMGLGLSFALGEGPKFASPVRDEAAVRALQVPDLNKLKYVFDAVTSIRKALNGRVPLIGFSGSPWTLACYMVEGAGSDDYRLVKSMLYSRPDLMHHMLAINADAVAAYLNAQIEAGAQAVMIFDSWGGVLADGAFQQFSLAYTERVLAQLRREHDGVKIPRIVFTKGGGLWLQQMGALDCEVLGVDWTVNLGQARALVGHSKALQGNLDPNVLFAPPAQIRTEAAKVLDAFGAPHASDGPGTGHIFNLGHGISQHTPPEHVAVLVDAVHAHSRQMRG from the coding sequence ATGAGCTTCCCGCCCCTGAAAAACGACACCTTCCTGCGCGCCTGCTGGCGCCTTTCCACGCCCCACACGCCGGTCTGGCTGATGCGCCAGGCGGGCCGCTACCTGCCCGAGTACCGCGAGACCCGGGCCCGGGCCGGCAGCTTCATGGGGCTGGCCACCAACGTGGACTACGCAACCGAAGTCACGCTGCAGCCGCTTGAGCGCTATGCGCTGGACGCGGCCATCCTGTTCAGCGACATCCTGACCGTGCCCGACGCCATGGGCCTGGGCCTGAGTTTTGCGCTGGGCGAGGGCCCGAAGTTTGCCTCCCCGGTGCGCGACGAGGCGGCGGTCAGGGCGCTGCAGGTACCCGACCTGAACAAGCTCAAATATGTGTTTGATGCCGTCACCTCGATCCGCAAGGCCCTGAACGGCCGCGTGCCCCTGATCGGGTTTTCGGGCAGCCCCTGGACGCTGGCCTGCTACATGGTCGAAGGCGCGGGCTCGGACGACTACCGCCTGGTCAAGTCCATGCTGTACAGCCGCCCCGACCTGATGCACCACATGCTGGCCATCAACGCCGACGCCGTGGCCGCCTACCTCAATGCACAGATCGAGGCCGGGGCCCAGGCCGTGATGATTTTCGACAGCTGGGGCGGCGTGCTGGCCGATGGCGCCTTCCAGCAGTTCAGCCTGGCCTACACCGAACGCGTGCTGGCCCAGCTGCGGCGCGAGCATGACGGGGTGAAGATCCCGCGCATCGTCTTCACCAAGGGCGGTGGCCTGTGGCTGCAGCAGATGGGCGCGCTGGACTGCGAGGTGCTGGGGGTGGACTGGACGGTCAACCTGGGCCAGGCGCGCGCGCTGGTGGGCCACAGCAAGGCGCTGCAGGGCAACCTGGACCCGAATGTGCTGTTTGCGCCGCCCGCGCAGATACGCACCGAGGCCGCCAAGGTGCTCGATGCCTTCGGCGCGCCCCACGCCAGCGACGGCCCGGGCACTGGCCACATCTTCAATCTGGGCCATGGCATCAGCCAGCACACCCCGCCGGAACATGTGGCAGTGCTGGTGGATGCGGTGCATGCCCACTCGCGCCAGATGCGCGGATAA
- a CDS encoding acyl-CoA synthetase, whose product MPLNTSELDASLRAARQHTIGDVLRRTAQRLPDKPAVVFDGTTWTYRELDATCNRVANAFLARGVQAGDRVAILSRNSSSFVALRFALARIGAVLVPINFMLNAGEIAFILRSCGAQTLAVGSEFLATGQQAAAQDTAVQSLVWLPQEGSGPAPAGMVQFSDLLDAPDTPPAVPVDSQALAQIVYTSGTESLPKGAMLTHDAVLWEYVSCVMEQEMHTGDSMLHALPLYHCAQLDVFLGPAVYVGMTNVITGQPKPEVILPMLAQHKVSSFFAPPSVWIALMRSPLFDSTDLRHLRKGYYGASIMPVEVLKELAARLPHMRLWNLYGQTEIAPLATVLKPEDQLRKAGSAGRAAINVETRVVDDQMRDVPVGEVGEIVHRSPQLLSGYFNDPEKTAAAFEGGWFHSGDLATIDDEGYITVVDRKKDMIKSGGENVASREVEEAIYQLAGVSEVAVIGLPDPQWIEAVTAVVVQKPGAGLTEAAVMAHCRERLAGFKAPKRVVFAEALPKNPSGKILKRDLRQAYASA is encoded by the coding sequence ATGCCTTTGAACACGTCCGAACTGGATGCCTCCCTGCGCGCCGCGCGCCAGCACACCATTGGCGACGTCCTGCGACGCACCGCGCAGCGCCTGCCCGACAAGCCCGCCGTGGTGTTTGACGGCACCACCTGGACTTACCGCGAGCTCGACGCCACCTGCAACCGCGTGGCCAACGCTTTTCTGGCCCGGGGCGTTCAGGCCGGCGACCGCGTTGCCATCCTCTCGCGCAACTCGAGCAGCTTTGTGGCGCTGCGCTTTGCGCTGGCGCGCATTGGCGCCGTGCTGGTGCCCATCAACTTCATGCTCAACGCGGGCGAGATTGCCTTCATCCTGCGCAGCTGCGGCGCGCAGACGCTGGCCGTGGGGTCGGAGTTTCTGGCCACGGGCCAGCAGGCCGCGGCGCAGGACACGGCCGTGCAGTCACTGGTCTGGCTGCCGCAGGAAGGCAGTGGCCCCGCGCCGGCCGGCATGGTGCAGTTCTCGGACCTGCTGGATGCGCCCGACACGCCGCCCGCCGTGCCGGTCGACTCCCAGGCGCTGGCGCAGATCGTCTACACCAGTGGCACCGAGTCGCTGCCCAAGGGCGCCATGCTCACCCACGACGCCGTGCTCTGGGAGTACGTGAGCTGCGTGATGGAGCAGGAGATGCACACGGGCGACAGCATGCTGCACGCACTGCCGCTGTACCACTGTGCCCAGCTCGATGTGTTCCTGGGCCCGGCGGTTTATGTGGGCATGACCAATGTGATCACGGGCCAGCCCAAGCCCGAGGTCATCCTGCCCATGCTGGCGCAGCACAAGGTCAGCTCGTTCTTTGCGCCGCCCTCGGTGTGGATTGCGCTGATGCGCTCGCCGCTGTTCGACAGCACCGACCTGCGGCACCTGCGCAAGGGCTACTACGGCGCATCCATCATGCCGGTGGAGGTGCTCAAGGAGCTCGCCGCGCGCCTGCCCCACATGCGGCTGTGGAACCTCTATGGCCAGACCGAGATCGCGCCACTGGCCACGGTGCTCAAGCCCGAAGACCAGCTGCGCAAGGCCGGCTCGGCCGGGCGCGCCGCCATCAACGTGGAAACCCGCGTGGTCGATGACCAGATGCGCGACGTGCCCGTGGGCGAGGTCGGCGAGATCGTGCACCGCTCGCCGCAGCTGCTCAGCGGCTACTTCAATGACCCGGAGAAGACGGCCGCCGCGTTCGAGGGCGGCTGGTTCCACAGCGGCGACCTCGCCACCATCGACGACGAGGGCTACATCACCGTGGTAGACCGCAAGAAGGACATGATCAAGTCCGGCGGCGAGAACGTGGCCAGCCGCGAGGTCGAAGAAGCCATCTACCAGCTGGCGGGGGTCAGTGAGGTGGCCGTGATCGGCCTGCCCGACCCGCAATGGATCGAGGCGGTGACCGCCGTGGTGGTGCAAAAGCCCGGCGCGGGCCTGACCGAGGCCGCGGTGATGGCGCATTGCCGGGAGCGGCTGGCCGGCTTCAAGGCCCCCAAGCGCGTGGTGTTTGCCGAGGCCCTGCCCAAGAACCCCAGCGGCAAGATCCTCAAGCGGGACCTGCGCCAGGCCTATGCCAGCGCCTGA
- the priA gene encoding primosomal protein N' translates to MSHRLAVLVAAPVHSTISGPLSYRSEFPLPPGTLVRVPLGSREVLGVVWDDPQMPGPQREAAEDKPIAGVLEGIAPLPQSWRQLVTFSANYYQRGAGEVAMAALPPQLRGLSSQQIARRLKRQASAPATSAAVLPSIETRSIQLSAEQGRALEALEAGGGPFLLYGATGSGKTEVYLHAVQTLLAREPHAQALVMVPEINLTPQLEARFIERFGAEAVVSLHSGMTHPQRLKSWLAAHTGAARIVLGTRMAVFAALPALRLIVVDEEHDPSYKQQEGARYSARDLAVYRGKLEGARVLLGSATPSLESWQACEKGRYQRLVMAARIGQGPGTPDAGRFPAVRLVDMNLQPKKTVFSGALLDAIQQRLARGEQSLVFLNRRGYAPVLACSACDWKSECPHCSAYRVFHKLDRTLRCHHCGFTERVPRACPACGNQDITPLGRGTEQLEEHLAALLQGTLNVQGQPVRVARMDADTTRLKGALASQLAQVHAGEVDVLVGTQMITKGHDFRRITLVAALNADTALFSSDFRAPERLFSLLMQAAGRAGRDAAQAGASEMWVQTWHPTHPLFTALRRHDYPGFAAQQLLEREQAGMPPFSFQALVRAEARTQEAAQAFLTAASAAAREVAAFEHVTLYPAVPMSVQRVANVERAQMLVESASRSALQHFLAHWQAVLQATREKGLIRWAVDVDPLAV, encoded by the coding sequence ATGTCCCACCGCCTTGCCGTCCTCGTTGCTGCACCGGTCCACAGCACGATCAGCGGCCCCTTGAGCTACCGAAGTGAGTTTCCACTCCCACCGGGTACATTGGTGCGTGTACCACTGGGCTCGCGCGAAGTCCTGGGCGTGGTCTGGGACGACCCGCAGATGCCAGGTCCGCAGCGGGAGGCCGCCGAGGACAAGCCCATTGCGGGGGTGCTGGAAGGCATTGCCCCTCTGCCCCAAAGCTGGAGACAACTCGTTACGTTTTCAGCGAACTATTACCAGCGAGGCGCAGGCGAGGTGGCCATGGCCGCGCTGCCCCCCCAGTTGAGAGGGCTGTCGAGCCAGCAGATCGCTCGCCGGCTCAAGCGCCAGGCCAGCGCGCCGGCCACGTCCGCGGCGGTTTTGCCGTCAATTGAAACAAGAAGTATCCAGCTCAGCGCCGAACAGGGCCGCGCGCTCGAGGCCCTGGAAGCCGGTGGCGGCCCGTTCCTGCTGTACGGCGCCACGGGCAGCGGCAAGACCGAGGTCTACCTGCACGCCGTGCAGACCCTGCTGGCACGCGAGCCCCATGCCCAGGCCCTGGTGATGGTCCCGGAGATCAACCTCACGCCCCAGCTCGAAGCGCGCTTCATCGAGCGCTTTGGCGCGGAAGCCGTGGTCTCGCTGCACAGCGGCATGACCCACCCGCAGCGCCTGAAAAGCTGGCTAGCCGCCCATACGGGCGCCGCGCGCATCGTGCTGGGCACCCGCATGGCCGTGTTCGCCGCGCTGCCCGCGCTGCGCCTGATCGTGGTGGACGAGGAGCACGACCCCAGCTACAAGCAGCAGGAAGGCGCGCGCTACTCCGCGCGCGACCTGGCCGTGTACCGGGGCAAGCTGGAAGGCGCCCGCGTCCTGCTGGGCTCGGCCACGCCCTCGCTGGAAAGCTGGCAGGCCTGCGAGAAGGGCCGCTACCAGCGCCTGGTCATGGCCGCGCGCATCGGGCAGGGCCCGGGCACGCCGGACGCGGGCCGCTTCCCTGCGGTGCGCCTGGTGGACATGAACCTGCAGCCGAAGAAGACCGTGTTCTCCGGCGCGTTGCTGGACGCCATCCAGCAACGGCTGGCGCGCGGCGAGCAGTCGCTGGTGTTCCTGAACCGGCGCGGCTACGCCCCGGTGCTGGCCTGCAGCGCCTGCGACTGGAAAAGCGAATGCCCGCACTGCAGCGCCTACCGCGTGTTCCACAAGCTGGACCGCACGCTGCGCTGCCACCACTGTGGCTTCACCGAGCGGGTGCCGCGCGCCTGCCCCGCGTGCGGCAACCAGGACATCACGCCACTGGGCCGCGGCACCGAGCAGCTGGAAGAACACCTGGCTGCATTGCTGCAGGGCACGCTCAATGTACAGGGCCAGCCCGTGCGGGTGGCCCGCATGGACGCCGACACCACGCGGCTCAAGGGCGCGCTGGCCTCGCAGCTGGCGCAGGTTCATGCGGGGGAGGTGGATGTGCTGGTGGGCACCCAGATGATCACCAAGGGGCACGACTTCCGGCGCATCACGCTGGTGGCGGCGCTCAATGCCGACACCGCGCTCTTTTCCAGCGACTTCCGGGCCCCTGAACGGCTGTTTTCGCTGCTGATGCAGGCCGCGGGCCGGGCCGGGCGCGACGCCGCCCAGGCCGGCGCGAGCGAGATGTGGGTGCAGACCTGGCACCCCACGCACCCGCTGTTCACGGCGTTGCGACGCCACGACTACCCCGGGTTTGCGGCTCAGCAGCTGCTGGAACGCGAGCAGGCGGGCATGCCGCCGTTTTCGTTCCAGGCCCTGGTGCGCGCCGAGGCCCGCACCCAGGAAGCGGCCCAGGCCTTCCTCACCGCGGCCAGCGCCGCCGCCCGGGAGGTGGCAGCCTTCGAACACGTCACGCTGTACCCCGCCGTGCCCATGAGCGTGCAGCGCGTGGCCAACGTGGAGCGCGCGCAGATGCTGGTCGAAAGCGCTTCGCGTTCGGCGCTGCAACACTTCCTCGCGCACTGGCAGGCGGTGCTGCAGGCCACGCGCGAGAAAGGCCTGATCCGCTGGGCGGTCGATGTGGACCCGCTGGCGGTCTGA
- a CDS encoding alpha/beta hydrolase: MQIDPDLHDFIDQLQRELPPAADPAADPADLAAHLARSAAVALRLPSVLVPVTSGDFKLRPSGMTLPARLHWPTGASQPVLMAWFPGGGWATGTLDSHDGLCRQLAHDLGVAVACVQLPPASEGPLLQGSEAALLALRTLLEGRAKLGVNPYRLLVGGDGSGGHAALQAAWRLCRMQPGSVEAVLALYPLVKPDFNTASYIRCAPSPVFSRADAIRAWQGFLRGRWDIWDERAVLMHGNAPSQAPPVSVLVAAEQDVAHDDAIQLHDWLRMVGARCEFFGVPRMTHDFARMQHASDKARKLMLDALAAFAEIAMLKP; the protein is encoded by the coding sequence ATGCAGATCGACCCCGACCTGCACGACTTCATCGACCAGCTCCAGCGCGAGCTGCCACCCGCGGCTGACCCCGCGGCTGACCCCGCGGACCTGGCCGCGCACCTGGCGCGCAGCGCGGCCGTGGCGCTGCGCCTGCCCTCGGTGCTGGTGCCCGTGACCTCGGGGGATTTCAAGCTGCGGCCCAGCGGCATGACCCTGCCCGCGCGCCTGCACTGGCCCACGGGCGCCAGCCAGCCGGTCCTGATGGCCTGGTTCCCGGGCGGCGGCTGGGCCACGGGCACGCTGGACTCACACGATGGCCTGTGCCGCCAGCTGGCCCACGATCTGGGCGTGGCGGTGGCATGTGTGCAGTTGCCTCCCGCCTCCGAGGGCCCGCTGCTGCAGGGCAGCGAAGCGGCGCTGCTGGCCCTGCGCACGCTGCTGGAGGGGCGCGCCAAGCTGGGCGTCAACCCCTACCGCCTGCTGGTGGGCGGCGACGGCAGCGGGGGCCATGCCGCGCTGCAGGCCGCCTGGCGGCTGTGCCGCATGCAACCGGGCAGCGTGGAGGCGGTGCTGGCCCTGTACCCGCTGGTCAAACCCGACTTCAACACGGCCAGCTACATCCGCTGCGCCCCGTCGCCCGTGTTCTCCCGGGCCGACGCGATTCGCGCCTGGCAAGGATTCCTGCGTGGCCGCTGGGACATCTGGGACGAGCGCGCCGTGCTCATGCATGGCAATGCCCCCTCACAGGCGCCGCCCGTCAGCGTGCTGGTGGCGGCCGAGCAGGACGTGGCCCACGACGACGCGATCCAGCTGCACGACTGGCTGCGCATGGTGGGCGCCCGCTGCGAGTTCTTCGGCGTGCCGCGCATGACGCACGACTTTGCCCGGATGCAGCACGCCAGCGACAAGGCGCGCAAGCTGATGCTCGATGCGCTGGCGGCATTTGCCGAGATTGCCATGCTCAAGCCCTGA
- a CDS encoding CoA-binding protein codes for MSTIHDLRRILGTCKTIAVVGLSPQWHRPSFFAAKYMQAHGYRIIPVNPMATEILGERCYPSLSAAAADHRIDMVDCFRKSEDIPPLADEAIAIGARCLWMQLGVVNEPAAAQARAAGLDVVMDRCVKIEHARLFGGLGWFGVNTRVISSRRPQQLPY; via the coding sequence ATGAGCACCATCCATGACCTGCGCCGCATCCTGGGGACTTGTAAAACCATCGCAGTAGTGGGCCTCTCGCCGCAATGGCACCGGCCCAGTTTCTTCGCGGCCAAGTACATGCAGGCCCACGGCTACCGCATCATTCCGGTGAACCCCATGGCGACCGAAATTCTGGGCGAGCGCTGCTACCCAAGCCTGAGCGCCGCCGCGGCCGACCACCGCATCGACATGGTGGACTGCTTCCGCAAGAGCGAAGACATTCCACCGCTGGCCGACGAGGCCATCGCCATCGGCGCCAGGTGCCTGTGGATGCAGCTGGGCGTGGTCAACGAGCCCGCCGCCGCCCAGGCCCGCGCCGCCGGCCTGGATGTGGTGATGGACCGCTGCGTGAAGATCGAGCACGCCCGGCTGTTTGGCGGGCTGGGGTGGTTTGGCGTGAACACGCGCGTTATCTCTTCGCGGCGGCCGCAGCAGTTGCCTTATTGA
- a CDS encoding YraN family protein translates to MDFLKTGPTTKQRGDAAEDRALAHLQAAGLRLVTRNYRTPGRGGGEIDLVMRERDGTLVFVEVRQRTRSSHGGAGASISGVKQRRIIFAARHYLQRLASPPPCRFDAVLLDAGGIEWLRAAFDASGNS, encoded by the coding sequence ATGGATTTCCTCAAAACCGGTCCCACCACCAAACAGCGCGGCGACGCCGCCGAAGACCGCGCGCTGGCGCACCTGCAGGCCGCGGGCTTGCGGCTGGTGACGCGCAATTATCGGACCCCGGGGCGCGGCGGCGGCGAGATCGACCTGGTGATGCGCGAGCGCGACGGCACCCTGGTGTTTGTCGAGGTGCGCCAGCGCACCCGCAGCTCGCATGGCGGCGCGGGCGCCAGCATCAGCGGCGTCAAGCAGCGGCGCATCATTTTCGCGGCGCGCCACTACCTGCAGCGCCTGGCCAGCCCGCCGCCCTGCCGCTTTGACGCGGTGCTGCTGGACGCGGGCGGCATCGAGTGGCTGCGGGCGGCCTTTGACGCGTCGGGGAATTCCTGA
- a CDS encoding BON domain-containing protein — protein MKLNTARLLSSLLAAAALTASLSACAPLLFGGAAVGTLVATDRRTSGAQLEDEGIELRAASRLRDALGERGHVNVTSYNRQVLLTGEVPSEQAKQLVEQTVSRVENVRAIVNELGVMGNSTLGQRSSDVLVTGKVKASLVDARDLYANAFKVVTERGTTFLMGRVTQREADRATAITRTVGGVQRVVRILEIISEEELQRMLPQPSQPAAAASAPKN, from the coding sequence ATGAAACTGAACACCGCAAGACTGCTGTCGTCCCTCCTGGCGGCCGCGGCCCTGACGGCCTCGCTGAGCGCCTGTGCCCCGCTGCTGTTCGGCGGCGCGGCCGTGGGCACCCTGGTGGCCACCGACCGCCGGACCTCGGGCGCCCAGCTGGAGGATGAGGGCATCGAGCTGCGCGCCGCCAGCCGCCTGCGCGACGCCCTGGGCGAGCGCGGCCACGTCAACGTGACCAGCTACAACCGCCAGGTGCTGCTGACCGGCGAGGTGCCGTCCGAGCAGGCCAAGCAGCTCGTGGAGCAGACGGTGAGCCGCGTGGAGAACGTGCGCGCCATCGTCAACGAGCTGGGCGTGATGGGCAACTCCACGCTGGGCCAGCGCTCGTCGGACGTGCTGGTCACGGGCAAGGTCAAGGCCTCGCTGGTCGACGCGCGCGACCTGTACGCCAATGCCTTCAAGGTGGTCACCGAACGCGGCACCACCTTCCTCATGGGCCGGGTCACCCAGCGCGAGGCCGACCGCGCCACCGCGATCACCCGCACCGTGGGCGGCGTGCAGCGCGTGGTGCGGATCCTGGAAATCATCAGCGAGGAAGAGCTGCAACGCATGCTGCCCCAGCCTTCGCAGCCGGCCGCCGCGGCCAGCGCGCCTAAAAACTGA
- a CDS encoding phosphoheptose isomerase: MLEQRIQQHFIDSADLKYQAAQALSKPIASAVQAILACVTSGGKVLACGNGGSAADAQHFSAEFVGRFERERPELGAIALTTDSSILTAIANDYDYNAIFAKQVRALGQAGDVLLALSTSGNSANVLAAITAAHEREMTVVALTGRGGGKTGQALRETDVHICVPHERTARIQEVHILALHCICDGVDTQLLGEQETPT, from the coding sequence ATGCTCGAGCAACGCATCCAACAACATTTCATTGACAGCGCCGACCTCAAATACCAGGCGGCGCAGGCCCTCAGCAAACCGATCGCCTCCGCGGTGCAGGCCATCCTGGCCTGCGTGACCAGCGGGGGCAAGGTGCTGGCCTGCGGCAATGGCGGCTCGGCCGCCGACGCCCAGCATTTCTCGGCTGAATTCGTGGGCCGGTTCGAGCGCGAGCGGCCCGAGCTGGGCGCGATCGCGCTGACCACCGACAGCTCCATCCTCACGGCCATTGCCAACGACTACGACTACAACGCGATCTTCGCCAAGCAGGTGCGGGCGCTGGGCCAGGCCGGCGACGTGCTGCTGGCGCTGTCCACCAGCGGCAACTCGGCCAATGTGCTGGCCGCCATCACGGCCGCGCACGAGCGCGAAATGACCGTGGTGGCGCTGACCGGACGCGGCGGCGGCAAGACCGGCCAGGCGCTGCGCGAGACCGACGTGCACATCTGCGTGCCGCACGAGCGCACGGCCCGCATTCAGGAAGTCCACATCCTCGCGCTGCACTGCATCTGCGATGGCGTGGACACCCAACTTCTCGGAGAACAGGAAACCCCGACATGA
- the rsmI gene encoding 16S rRNA (cytidine(1402)-2'-O)-methyltransferase: MSASFASALGAAREAAASQHYPQGALYVVATPIGNLADISLRALHVLQLADAVACEDTRHTQALLRAYGIDKTSGQLLAVHQHNESEAAHGVIERLRAGQRVAYASDAGTPAVSDPGARLVAAVHAAGLRALPLPGASSITSALSVAGSVAGDGAFVFAGFLPAKAGERDEAVRALAQEARTVVLLEAPHRIEALARSLAGLGERPVTVAREITKQFEQVATLPSAGLADWLAADPQHGRGEFVLVLHAAVPVEAADDSLRVLSLLLKELPLKGAVKLAADITGAPRNTLYEAALRLKAAG, encoded by the coding sequence TTGAGCGCTTCTTTTGCTTCTGCCCTGGGTGCCGCGCGCGAGGCGGCGGCGTCCCAGCATTATCCGCAGGGCGCCCTCTATGTGGTGGCCACGCCCATCGGCAACCTGGCCGACATCAGCCTGCGGGCCCTGCATGTGCTGCAGCTGGCCGATGCCGTGGCCTGCGAGGACACCCGGCACACCCAGGCGCTGCTGCGCGCCTATGGCATCGACAAGACTTCGGGCCAGTTGCTGGCGGTTCACCAGCACAACGAATCGGAGGCGGCCCATGGCGTCATCGAGCGCCTGCGCGCCGGCCAGCGCGTGGCCTACGCCAGCGACGCCGGCACACCCGCCGTGAGCGACCCGGGCGCCCGGCTGGTGGCCGCGGTGCACGCGGCAGGCCTGCGCGCCCTGCCTTTGCCCGGGGCCAGCAGCATCACGTCGGCGCTCAGCGTGGCCGGCAGCGTGGCCGGCGATGGCGCCTTTGTGTTTGCGGGCTTCCTGCCAGCCAAGGCCGGCGAGCGTGACGAGGCGGTGCGTGCGCTGGCGCAGGAGGCGCGCACGGTGGTGCTGCTCGAGGCGCCCCACCGCATCGAGGCCCTGGCCCGGTCCCTGGCCGGGCTCGGTGAGCGTCCCGTGACGGTGGCGCGCGAAATCACCAAGCAGTTCGAGCAGGTGGCCACGCTGCCCAGCGCCGGCCTGGCGGACTGGCTGGCGGCCGATCCGCAACACGGACGCGGCGAGTTCGTGCTGGTCCTGCATGCGGCAGTGCCGGTGGAGGCGGCGGACGACAGCCTGCGGGTGCTGTCCCTGCTGTTGAAGGAACTGCCGCTGAAAGGTGCCGTGAAACTCGCGGCCGACATCACGGGTGCGCCGCGCAACACGCTGTATGAGGCGGCCCTGCGCCTCAAGGCCGCCGGCTGA
- a CDS encoding O-acetylhomoserine aminocarboxypropyltransferase/cysteine synthase, which translates to MTKDRDYGFGTRAIHAGAIPDPVTGARATPIHQTTSFVFDSAEHAASLFNLQTFGNVYSRISNPTVAVLEERVASLEGGRAALACATGMAAQMTALLAILKAGDHIVAASTLYGGTVGQLGVGFSRLGIETSFVDPEDPDNFRRAIRPTTRAVYGETLGNPLVNVFDIEAVAAVAHEHGLPLVIDNTVASPYLCNPFAFGADIVVHSATKYLGGHGTTMAGVVVESGRFDWASPLSAPKFPDMLEPSKAYHGVKFYETFGNFGYTMKARMEVNRTFGASLSPLNAWLILQGIETLHLRMQAHCRNALRVAQFLSDHPLVSWVNYPGLSDSPHHALARKQFRSIDGAPGSSGILTFGIRAPDPAKAGERFIDACEFLSHLANIGDAKTLVIHPASTTHRQLSEDELARAGVRPDMVRLSVGIEDGDDIVWDIDQALRKAVA; encoded by the coding sequence ATGACAAAAGACCGCGACTACGGCTTCGGCACCCGAGCCATCCATGCAGGCGCCATCCCCGACCCTGTGACGGGCGCGCGCGCCACGCCCATCCACCAGACCACGAGCTTTGTGTTTGACAGCGCCGAGCACGCGGCCAGCCTGTTCAACCTGCAGACCTTTGGCAATGTCTACAGCCGCATCAGCAACCCCACCGTGGCGGTGCTGGAAGAGCGCGTGGCCTCGCTGGAAGGCGGCCGCGCCGCGCTGGCCTGCGCCACCGGCATGGCCGCGCAGATGACGGCGCTGCTGGCCATCCTGAAGGCGGGCGACCACATCGTCGCCGCGTCCACGCTCTACGGCGGCACCGTCGGCCAACTGGGCGTGGGCTTCTCGCGCCTGGGCATCGAAACGAGCTTCGTCGACCCGGAAGACCCCGACAACTTCCGCCGCGCGATCCGCCCCACCACCCGCGCCGTGTACGGCGAGACGCTGGGCAACCCGCTGGTCAATGTGTTCGACATCGAGGCCGTGGCGGCCGTGGCGCATGAGCACGGGCTGCCGCTGGTGATCGACAACACCGTGGCCAGCCCCTACCTGTGCAACCCGTTTGCCTTTGGCGCCGACATCGTGGTGCACAGCGCCACCAAGTACCTGGGGGGCCATGGCACGACCATGGCCGGCGTGGTGGTGGAATCGGGCCGTTTCGACTGGGCCTCGCCCCTGTCGGCGCCCAAATTCCCCGACATGCTGGAGCCCAGCAAGGCCTACCACGGCGTGAAGTTCTACGAGACCTTTGGCAACTTCGGCTACACCATGAAGGCGCGCATGGAGGTCAACCGCACCTTTGGCGCCAGCCTGTCGCCGCTCAATGCCTGGCTGATCCTGCAGGGCATTGAAACCCTGCACCTGCGCATGCAGGCGCATTGCCGCAATGCGCTTCGGGTGGCGCAGTTCCTCAGCGACCACCCGCTGGTCAGCTGGGTCAACTACCCGGGCCTGAGTGATTCACCGCACCATGCGCTGGCCAGAAAGCAGTTTCGCAGCATCGATGGCGCGCCTGGCAGCTCGGGCATCCTCACGTTCGGCATCCGGGCACCGGATCCCGCAAAGGCCGGTGAGCGTTTCATCGACGCCTGCGAATTCCTGAGCCACCTGGCCAACATTGGCGACGCCAAGACGCTGGTGATCCACCCCGCTTCCACCACCCACCGGCAGCTGAGCGAAGACGAACTGGCCCGCGCCGGCGTGCGCCCTGACATGGTCCGCCTGTCGGTGGGCATCGAGGACGGCGACGACATCGTCTGGGACATCGACCAGGCGCTGCGCAAGGCGGTGGCGTGA
- a CDS encoding thioredoxin family protein, whose amino-acid sequence MLRRTLITATTLLAFGLGAAHAAATVGQPAPDFTLKDASGKTVKLSDYKGKHVVLEWTNPGCPFVRKHYNSGNMPATQKEATGKGVVWLAINSTEKASADYLEPAPLVAWLNERKAVPTAVLMDEEGTAGKAYGARTTPHMYIVDPQGKLVYAGGIDSIPSARPDDIARATNYVKVGLNEALAGKPISAAATQPYGCSIKYKS is encoded by the coding sequence ATGCTGCGCAGAACCCTGATCACCGCCACCACCCTGCTCGCCTTCGGGCTGGGCGCCGCCCACGCGGCCGCCACGGTCGGCCAGCCGGCCCCCGACTTCACGCTCAAGGACGCGAGCGGCAAGACCGTGAAGCTCAGCGACTACAAGGGCAAGCACGTGGTGCTGGAGTGGACCAACCCGGGCTGCCCGTTTGTGCGCAAGCACTACAACAGCGGCAACATGCCGGCCACACAGAAAGAGGCCACGGGCAAGGGCGTGGTCTGGCTGGCCATCAACTCCACCGAGAAAGCCAGCGCCGACTACCTGGAGCCCGCGCCGCTGGTGGCCTGGCTCAACGAGCGCAAGGCCGTCCCCACCGCCGTGCTGATGGACGAGGAAGGCACCGCCGGCAAGGCCTACGGCGCGCGCACCACGCCCCACATGTACATCGTGGATCCGCAGGGCAAGCTGGTCTATGCCGGCGGCATTGACAGCATCCCCTCGGCCCGGCCTGACGACATTGCCAGGGCCACCAACTACGTCAAGGTGGGTCTGAACGAGGCGCTGGCCGGCAAGCCGATCAGCGCCGCGGCCACCCAGCCCTACGGCTGCTCGATCAAGTACAAGAGCTGA